Proteins encoded in a region of the Isosphaeraceae bacterium EP7 genome:
- the lptB gene encoding LPS export ABC transporter ATP-binding protein, with protein MALLDVRGLEKSYGWRRSRRKVVDGVNFEVHPGEVVGLLGPNGAGKTTSFRMTIGLVDADAGSVIFDGQDVTRQAMYLRARAGMGYLAQESSVFKQLTVENNLMAILETLPGVNRRERKIRQDELLELFGLTKIRYTKANRVSGGERRRLEIARSLITHPKLIMLDEPFAGIDPKTVGEIQVEIRALAERQNLGILLTDHNVRETLDVTDRNYLIAAGKVIAEGDRDSILNNPEVRRVYIGERFDAGHLLDRRHRHGVEGPAGDGRAIDGSGSSESPAGVGGDVLIDHLDDEPSQSLPNR; from the coding sequence ATGGCCCTGCTCGACGTTCGAGGCCTGGAAAAGTCGTACGGATGGCGCCGGAGCCGCCGCAAGGTGGTCGACGGAGTGAACTTCGAGGTCCATCCCGGCGAGGTTGTCGGCCTGCTTGGCCCTAACGGCGCCGGCAAGACCACCAGCTTCCGGATGACCATCGGTCTGGTCGACGCCGACGCCGGCTCGGTCATTTTCGACGGTCAAGACGTCACTCGCCAAGCGATGTACCTGCGGGCTCGCGCCGGAATGGGCTATCTGGCTCAGGAATCCAGCGTCTTCAAGCAGCTGACCGTCGAGAATAACTTGATGGCGATCCTGGAAACCCTGCCAGGGGTCAATCGCCGCGAGCGCAAGATCCGCCAGGATGAGCTGCTCGAACTCTTCGGCCTGACCAAGATTCGCTACACCAAGGCCAATCGAGTCTCGGGCGGCGAGCGGCGCCGGCTGGAAATCGCCCGCTCCCTGATCACGCATCCCAAGCTGATCATGCTGGACGAGCCGTTCGCGGGCATCGACCCGAAGACGGTCGGAGAGATCCAGGTCGAGATCAGGGCGCTGGCCGAGCGGCAGAATCTGGGGATCTTGCTGACTGACCACAACGTCCGCGAAACGCTGGATGTGACCGACCGCAATTATTTGATCGCCGCGGGGAAGGTCATCGCCGAGGGAGATCGAGACTCGATCCTGAACAACCCCGAGGTAAGGCGGGTTTACATCGGCGAGCGGTTCGACGCGGGCCATCTACTCGACCGAAGGCACCGCCACGGGGTCGAAGGTCCCGCCGGGGACGGCCGAGCGATCGATGGATCCGGCTCCTCCGAGTCGCCTGCCGGAGTCGGGGGCGACGTCCTGATCGATCATCTCGACGACGAGCCGTCTCAGTCCTTGCCCAATCGCTGA
- a CDS encoding S26 family signal peptidase → MSRTVTRPEPKTNVSPKPVAATSKESWRDTVEQIVVAFILAILIRAFDAEAFVIPTGSMAPTLMGHHKEVACPQCGFVYTVNAAEEPEGVRRKPPLRVDSSVCVNCRWTATGLAEQPSFKGDRILVSKFPFELPFLPGARPPERWDVVVFRYPEEPETNYIKRLVGLPGELLRIHYGDILTRAAEAEPFTIRRKPTAHQRAMQMNVNDDRHRPTALAQRPEWTRWKGEKGFSETSPGTFQAEEKADSELRYRHLIPDPDQWSELAAGQTPAKSPKASLITDFYSYNTGILAGSPRNWDSSWRQPHWVGDLTTSFDLKFDDPKGIVEVELIEGGVSNRCTIDLSDGIVSLSHGNATLGEPIDLDLKAGQTSRIEFANVDNRLTLWVNGSLPFGEGRTYDDEGKERPAPTAEDLSPVRIRVRGGMRAAVSGLAVSRDIYYTQVPGEVDYNGLWEGREPRNASDLIDILSDQTHFAWLGTLEPRDYKIGPDRFMMMGDNSPRSKDGRQWGTRDQLEEDQTNGWDPSIRESWEVPRSLLIGKAFFIYWPHGKPFGPEIRVGSDWRVPFRPYFERMTLIR, encoded by the coding sequence ATGAGCCGGACCGTCACTCGGCCTGAACCGAAGACCAACGTCAGCCCGAAGCCCGTTGCCGCCACCTCGAAAGAGTCGTGGCGCGACACTGTCGAGCAGATCGTCGTGGCCTTCATCCTGGCCATCCTGATCCGCGCGTTCGACGCCGAGGCCTTCGTCATCCCGACCGGCTCGATGGCCCCCACCCTAATGGGCCATCACAAGGAGGTGGCTTGCCCGCAATGCGGGTTCGTCTACACCGTGAATGCCGCCGAGGAACCGGAGGGGGTTCGAAGAAAGCCCCCATTACGTGTCGACTCGAGTGTCTGCGTCAACTGCCGATGGACCGCGACCGGCCTGGCCGAGCAGCCGAGCTTCAAGGGCGACCGGATCCTGGTCAGCAAGTTCCCCTTCGAACTGCCTTTCCTCCCCGGCGCCCGCCCCCCCGAGCGGTGGGACGTGGTTGTCTTCCGATATCCCGAAGAGCCCGAGACAAATTACATCAAGCGTCTCGTCGGCCTGCCCGGTGAGCTGCTCCGAATCCATTACGGCGACATCCTCACCCGGGCGGCCGAGGCCGAACCGTTCACAATCAGGCGTAAGCCCACCGCCCATCAGCGGGCGATGCAGATGAACGTCAACGACGACCGTCACCGGCCAACCGCACTCGCGCAGCGCCCGGAATGGACGAGGTGGAAGGGGGAGAAAGGCTTCTCAGAGACCTCCCCGGGGACCTTCCAGGCTGAGGAAAAGGCCGACTCCGAGTTGAGGTATCGCCACCTCATCCCCGATCCTGACCAATGGTCCGAGCTTGCCGCGGGCCAGACCCCGGCCAAGTCGCCCAAGGCGAGCCTGATCACCGATTTCTACTCCTACAACACCGGGATCCTCGCCGGGTCGCCGAGAAACTGGGACTCGTCCTGGCGCCAGCCTCACTGGGTCGGCGACCTGACCACTTCGTTTGATCTGAAGTTCGACGACCCCAAAGGCATCGTCGAAGTCGAACTGATCGAAGGCGGTGTCAGTAATCGTTGCACGATCGATCTCTCAGACGGAATCGTCAGCCTCTCTCACGGCAACGCAACCCTCGGCGAGCCCATCGATCTCGACTTGAAAGCCGGTCAGACGAGCCGGATCGAGTTCGCCAACGTCGACAACCGCCTGACGCTCTGGGTCAACGGATCTTTGCCCTTCGGCGAAGGGCGGACTTATGACGACGAGGGGAAGGAGCGTCCGGCGCCGACTGCGGAGGACCTCAGCCCGGTGAGAATCCGGGTTCGCGGCGGGATGAGAGCCGCGGTGAGCGGGCTTGCCGTAAGTCGGGATATCTACTATACCCAGGTTCCCGGGGAGGTCGATTACAACGGCCTCTGGGAAGGCCGAGAGCCGAGGAACGCCTCGGACCTGATCGACATCCTGTCGGACCAGACCCACTTCGCCTGGCTCGGCACGCTGGAGCCGCGCGATTACAAGATCGGCCCCGATCGGTTCATGATGATGGGGGACAACAGCCCGCGGAGCAAGGACGGCCGGCAGTGGGGGACACGCGACCAGCTTGAGGAGGACCAGACCAATGGCTGGGATCCCTCGATCCGCGAGTCGTGGGAGGTCCCGCGGTCGCTCCTAATCGGCAAGGCGTTCTTCATCTACTGGCCCCACGGCAAGCCGTTTGGCCCCGAGATCCGAGTGGGCTCCGACTGGCGTGTACCGTTCCGGCCCTATTTCGAGCGGATGACACTCATCCGCTGA
- the lepB gene encoding signal peptidase I, with translation MQLQPTTDSPRLADVVAQGSTRALVEFIVVLVLSILTFRTFAAEAYIVPTGSMAPTLLGMHRVVPCANCKMPFAVGMDEEGRSGRAVCPNCGHDSLDQGVSLECSGDRLLVQKYLYDLRDPRRWEVAVFQSPEEQNQAYVKRVVGLPGESVQILGGDLYIDGKIARKSLAQQHAMRIPVHDSTYFPADANRFPRWVFHKARPNGPRNAASGWTVDQNRFVHRDLGDSGEGTIDWLDYRHWQPDRIRYGPINDFSPYNGGDLRGENSVGDLSMEVDVALKPEARSLSIRIGRDGDRFYISLPVDGRRPAEVRRNGLIVPLLNLRGSLTSSPDSSVVSRVEASLMDRRLIVAVDGTPLFDPIDFEMTEDPIGGSLFASPVGLGLEGSGAEVSAIRLYRDVFYTAALAGATRKAFGVDRPYQLKEGEFFVLGDNSAVSNDSRFWKLSPVVRAEMFLGKPFLVHLPGQVMPLKVFGRSVYWVPDPREIRYIR, from the coding sequence ATGCAACTCCAGCCGACGACCGACTCGCCCCGACTCGCAGACGTGGTCGCCCAGGGGTCGACCCGGGCCCTCGTCGAGTTCATCGTCGTCCTGGTCCTCAGCATCCTGACCTTCCGCACCTTCGCCGCCGAGGCCTACATCGTCCCCACCGGATCGATGGCGCCCACGCTGCTGGGGATGCACCGGGTCGTGCCCTGCGCCAACTGCAAGATGCCATTCGCCGTCGGCATGGATGAGGAAGGCCGATCCGGTCGCGCCGTCTGCCCTAACTGCGGTCACGATAGTCTCGACCAGGGCGTCTCGCTGGAATGCAGCGGCGACCGCCTGCTCGTCCAGAAATACCTTTATGACCTGCGAGATCCCCGCCGCTGGGAAGTCGCCGTTTTCCAAAGCCCCGAGGAGCAGAATCAGGCCTACGTTAAGCGTGTGGTGGGCCTGCCCGGGGAGTCGGTCCAGATCCTGGGCGGCGACCTCTATATCGATGGAAAGATCGCCCGCAAGTCACTCGCTCAGCAGCACGCGATGCGAATCCCGGTCCACGACTCGACCTATTTTCCAGCCGACGCCAACCGCTTCCCGCGCTGGGTCTTCCACAAGGCACGCCCGAACGGGCCCAGGAACGCCGCGAGTGGCTGGACGGTCGACCAGAATCGATTCGTCCACCGCGACCTCGGAGACTCGGGGGAGGGGACGATCGACTGGCTCGACTATCGCCACTGGCAGCCGGACAGGATCCGCTACGGACCGATCAACGACTTCTCCCCCTATAACGGCGGCGACCTCCGCGGCGAGAACTCGGTGGGTGACCTCTCGATGGAGGTCGACGTCGCCCTCAAGCCCGAGGCCCGTTCATTGTCGATCCGGATTGGCCGCGACGGCGATCGGTTCTACATCAGCCTTCCCGTCGATGGTCGCAGGCCGGCCGAGGTCCGACGCAACGGCCTGATCGTGCCGCTCCTGAATCTACGAGGCAGCCTGACTTCGTCGCCAGACAGCTCAGTCGTCTCGCGCGTGGAAGCGTCGCTGATGGACCGGCGGTTGATCGTCGCCGTGGACGGAACTCCGCTCTTCGACCCGATCGACTTCGAAATGACCGAGGACCCTATTGGCGGTTCGCTCTTCGCCAGTCCCGTCGGGCTGGGATTGGAAGGGAGTGGGGCCGAGGTTTCCGCGATCCGGTTGTACCGCGACGTTTTCTACACCGCGGCTCTGGCAGGTGCAACACGTAAGGCCTTCGGTGTCGACCGGCCTTATCAGCTCAAGGAGGGCGAATTCTTCGTCCTGGGCGACAACAGCGCGGTCTCCAATGACTCCCGGTTCTGGAAGCTAAGCCCCGTGGTCCGGGCCGAGATGTTCCTCGGCAAGCCGTTCCTCGTCCACCTACCCGGGCAGGTCATGCCCCTGAAGGTGTTCGGACGGTCGGTCTATTGGGTTCCAGACCCGAGGGAGATCCGCTACATTCGGTAG
- the lepA gene encoding translation elongation factor 4 — protein MVFDPKFIRNFSIIAHIDHGKSTLADQILLQSGAITNREFREQLLDDMDLERERGITIKARAVAINYTHEGQVYELNLIDTPGHVDFNYEVSRSLAACEGAILLVDSTQGVQAQTVANAYLAIAGDLTIVPVLNKIDMQASRPDEIKEEIMATLGIDPDEVLAVSAKTGQGVPDVFKAIIERVPPPGGSPDEPLRALIFDSKFDDYQGVVTYVRVIDGCLKVGQKIRLMAGGTEYEVTGLGRFRPHETACDELGVGQVGYVAANIKNLADVRIGDTITDANRSATVALDGYKEPVQVVYCGLFPATNNEFEDLRTALQKLALNDSSFTYEPESSDALGFGFRCGFLGMLHMEIVQQRLERESKLMLVQTAPTVTYEIVTRQGETMHVSNPTRIPEAGDIEEFREPCAKVNFIIPKDCIGAIMQLCEDRRGIYLKTEYITPTRAILTYELPLAEMIYDLYDKLKSATRGYGTMDYELIGYKDSDLCRLDILVAGSRVDALSIVVHKAHADRRGRKLVKKLRGEIDRHQFEVAIQAAIGSRVIARESISALRKNVTAKCYGGDISRKRKLLEKQKEGKKRMKQVGNVEISQEAFLSVLDNGDE, from the coding sequence ATGGTCTTCGACCCCAAATTCATCCGCAACTTCTCGATCATCGCCCACATCGACCACGGCAAGAGCACACTTGCCGACCAGATCCTGCTCCAGTCCGGCGCGATCACCAACCGCGAGTTCCGCGAGCAGCTCCTCGACGACATGGACCTGGAACGCGAGCGCGGCATCACCATCAAGGCCCGCGCCGTCGCGATCAACTATACCCACGAAGGCCAGGTCTACGAACTCAACCTGATCGACACGCCGGGCCACGTCGACTTCAATTACGAAGTCTCGCGCAGCCTGGCCGCATGCGAGGGGGCCATCCTCCTCGTCGACTCGACGCAAGGCGTGCAGGCCCAGACGGTCGCCAATGCCTATCTGGCGATTGCCGGCGACCTGACGATCGTGCCGGTCTTGAACAAGATCGACATGCAGGCCTCGCGGCCCGACGAGATCAAGGAAGAGATCATGGCCACGCTGGGCATCGACCCGGACGAGGTCCTGGCCGTCAGCGCCAAGACCGGCCAGGGGGTGCCCGACGTCTTCAAGGCGATCATCGAGCGCGTCCCGCCGCCCGGCGGCTCGCCCGATGAGCCGCTGCGGGCGCTCATCTTCGACTCCAAGTTCGACGACTATCAGGGCGTTGTCACGTACGTCCGGGTCATCGACGGCTGCCTCAAGGTTGGCCAGAAGATTCGCCTGATGGCCGGTGGCACCGAGTACGAAGTCACCGGGCTGGGCCGATTCCGCCCCCACGAGACCGCCTGCGACGAGTTGGGGGTCGGACAGGTCGGCTACGTCGCGGCGAATATCAAGAACCTGGCCGACGTACGCATCGGCGACACGATCACCGACGCGAACCGGAGCGCCACGGTCGCCCTGGATGGCTACAAAGAGCCCGTCCAGGTCGTCTATTGCGGCCTCTTCCCGGCGACGAACAACGAGTTCGAAGACCTGCGCACGGCGCTCCAGAAGCTCGCCCTGAACGATTCGAGCTTCACCTACGAGCCCGAGTCGTCCGATGCCCTCGGGTTCGGCTTCCGCTGCGGGTTTCTGGGCATGCTCCACATGGAGATCGTCCAGCAACGCCTGGAGCGCGAGAGTAAGCTGATGCTCGTCCAGACCGCGCCCACGGTCACCTACGAGATCGTCACCCGCCAGGGGGAGACGATGCACGTCTCCAACCCGACGAGGATCCCCGAGGCCGGCGATATCGAGGAATTCCGCGAGCCGTGCGCTAAGGTCAACTTCATCATCCCCAAGGACTGCATCGGCGCGATCATGCAGCTCTGCGAGGACCGGCGCGGGATCTATCTGAAGACCGAGTACATTACGCCGACCCGGGCGATCCTCACTTACGAGCTGCCCCTGGCCGAGATGATCTACGACCTCTACGATAAGCTAAAGAGCGCCACGCGCGGCTACGGCACGATGGATTACGAGCTGATCGGCTATAAGGACAGCGACCTCTGCCGCCTCGACATCCTGGTGGCCGGCTCGCGGGTCGACGCCCTCTCGATCGTGGTCCACAAGGCGCACGCCGACCGTCGAGGCCGCAAGCTGGTCAAGAAGCTGCGGGGTGAGATCGACCGACACCAGTTCGAGGTCGCCATCCAGGCCGCGATCGGCAGCCGCGTGATCGCCCGCGAATCGATCTCCGCCCTGCGCAAGAACGTGACCGCGAAGTGCTACGGCGGCGACATCAGCCGCAAACGTAAGCTGTTGGAGAAGCAGAAGGAAGGCAAGAAGCGGATGAAGCAGGTGGGCAACGTCGAGATCTCGCAGGAAGCCTTCCTGTCGGTCCTCGACAACGGAGACGAGTGA
- a CDS encoding ROK family protein, which produces MSDAANQRPPYYLGIDLGGTNIKSGVVDDGGHPISSVSLPTEADKGPLVGLANLAEAGRRAVAASGLGWDAIAGVGLGSPGTMDIRAGKLLDPPNLPGWTNLPIRDLLAIELGKQTVLQNDANAAAYGEYWAGAGRKTQSLVLFTLGTGIGCGIVESGNIIEGQHSHGGECGHIVIQMEGGRLCPCGKRGHLEAYASATALVKRAIEAIEVEPGSSLAEIHAEEELTSRLINDAAEAGDALAIRLMRETARYLAFGAVNLMHTIDPDIVLFSGGMIAAGHKFLSQIQADVRELAFPTPAQKTLIAYAELGGDAGFIGAAGWARATFGLHSAV; this is translated from the coding sequence ATGAGCGACGCCGCTAACCAACGCCCCCCCTATTACCTGGGGATTGACCTGGGCGGGACCAACATAAAGAGCGGCGTCGTTGACGACGGGGGGCACCCGATCTCGTCGGTCAGCCTACCGACGGAGGCCGACAAAGGGCCGCTCGTTGGGCTGGCGAATCTCGCCGAAGCCGGCCGACGCGCGGTCGCGGCCAGCGGGCTTGGATGGGACGCCATCGCCGGTGTCGGGCTCGGTTCGCCAGGCACGATGGATATCCGCGCCGGCAAGCTGCTCGATCCGCCGAATCTCCCGGGTTGGACCAACCTGCCGATCCGCGACCTGCTGGCGATCGAGCTGGGCAAGCAGACGGTGCTCCAGAATGACGCAAACGCCGCTGCCTACGGGGAATACTGGGCGGGAGCCGGCCGCAAGACCCAGAGCCTCGTCCTGTTCACCCTGGGCACCGGAATCGGCTGCGGAATCGTGGAGAGCGGCAACATCATTGAGGGGCAGCACAGCCACGGAGGCGAGTGCGGCCACATCGTGATCCAGATGGAAGGAGGCCGCCTATGCCCCTGCGGCAAGCGCGGGCACCTGGAAGCCTACGCGTCGGCCACCGCATTGGTGAAGCGGGCCATTGAGGCGATCGAGGTCGAGCCTGGTTCGAGCCTGGCCGAGATCCATGCCGAGGAAGAATTGACCAGCCGCCTTATCAACGATGCCGCCGAGGCCGGAGACGCGCTGGCAATCCGCCTGATGCGTGAGACGGCCCGCTACCTGGCCTTCGGCGCCGTCAATCTGATGCATACGATCGACCCCGACATCGTCCTCTTCTCGGGCGGGATGATCGCCGCTGGCCACAAGTTCCTCAGCCAGATCCAGGCCGACGTGCGGGAGCTTGCCTTCCCGACTCCGGCCCAGAAGACGCTCATCGCATACGCTGAGCTGGGCGGCGACGCCGGTTTTATTGGCGCGGCGGGCTGGGCTCGGGCCACATTTGGCCTTCACTCAGCCGTCTGA
- a CDS encoding DUF1570 domain-containing protein produces the protein MRRRWFLRGIVAAAASEFGASRLLARAFDDPEPAKGDGAQAVIELCRKVGLDRSEIERGTGKLFVAAGDAPPAFRREALKICELMARSYLEHFKAKGFEVKAPDTPMVIVTLASVKSFEAFTGEKSTGGGGHFDLETNRLVMFNFKANDAPQVGSAEMVNRLTLIHEAMHQLCYNTGLLDLNADVPIAISEGFATYAEPWNSSTKKGFGARNPGRALGLSQGVQEAGGWTPIRTVIADDEVFQPGKARSLAYSQSWLLTRVLMQEAPKRAKFRAYLTALKQQQDTTGRVELFETHLGSLDSLDRELRKAAGMRS, from the coding sequence ATGAGACGACGCTGGTTCCTGAGGGGCATCGTCGCGGCCGCCGCCTCGGAGTTTGGGGCTTCACGGCTACTTGCGCGAGCGTTTGACGACCCGGAACCGGCCAAAGGGGACGGTGCCCAGGCTGTCATTGAGCTTTGCCGCAAGGTTGGATTGGACCGATCCGAGATCGAGCGGGGGACGGGCAAGTTGTTTGTGGCCGCGGGGGACGCTCCGCCGGCGTTCCGCCGTGAAGCTCTGAAGATTTGCGAGCTGATGGCGAGGTCGTATCTCGAGCACTTCAAGGCCAAAGGCTTCGAGGTCAAAGCACCCGACACCCCGATGGTCATCGTGACACTCGCCAGCGTGAAGTCCTTCGAGGCCTTCACGGGCGAGAAATCCACCGGGGGTGGAGGCCATTTCGACCTCGAGACCAACCGCCTCGTCATGTTCAACTTCAAAGCCAACGATGCGCCCCAGGTCGGCTCGGCCGAGATGGTAAATCGCCTGACCTTGATCCACGAGGCGATGCACCAGCTCTGCTACAACACGGGCTTGCTCGACCTGAACGCCGACGTCCCGATCGCGATCAGCGAGGGGTTTGCAACCTATGCAGAGCCCTGGAATTCTTCGACGAAAAAGGGCTTTGGCGCAAGAAACCCCGGCCGAGCCCTCGGTCTTTCGCAAGGCGTCCAGGAGGCCGGCGGGTGGACACCGATCCGGACGGTGATCGCTGATGACGAGGTCTTCCAACCCGGCAAGGCCCGGTCGCTGGCCTATTCCCAGAGCTGGTTGCTCACGAGGGTTCTCATGCAGGAAGCCCCCAAGCGGGCGAAGTTCCGGGCGTATCTCACGGCGCTGAAACAGCAGCAGGACACGACCGGGCGGGTTGAGCTCTTCGAGACGCACCTCGGCAGCCTCGATTCGCTCGATCGAGAGCTGCGGAAGGCTGCCGGGATGCGGTCCTGA
- a CDS encoding preprotein translocase subunit SecA has product MASRLGPNWYNQVQRLAVTTHSGRLSRYALFVDKINALEPALEAETDAGLAAKSLALRHRARMGESLNRLLVEAFALVRESAKRTVKQRHYDVQLVGGAAIHFKCIAEMETGEGKTLVATLPAYLNALQGKGTHVVTVNDYLAKRDADWNQQVYALLGMTVGCIQTGMSDPERRNAYNQDITYGTSKEFGFDFLRDELKRLQLGDTHRKSFEQAFLNRSQHADSEKPVQRTHHFCIVDEADSILIDEARTPLIIGANNQPTQEEAAAYYGADQLAATLVRGKDFKYDPAERKAELNIAGRRKVQAVAGHSSFVTLTVDGLYEYVERALRGQIAYLKDRDYVVMDNEVVIVDEFTGRLMPGRQWQDGLHQAIQAKEKLEVTLETITAARVTVQDFFLRYKKLGGMTGTASSDARELSRTYKLRVFPVPTNRKGMRRMIPDRIFSTEDEKFQAVADQIVEWNKLDVPVLVGTRSIEKSEKLSALLNAAGIEHQVLNAKNHEIEAQIVSQAGQPGRVTVATNMAGRGTDIKLGDHVSEQGGLHVMGTERHESRRVDRQLAGRCARQGDPGVCQFFVSLEDEIIEAYGEKPAIRIRKRYAGKGELTSRSMRNLVLRAQARKERSHFRDRKLLMEYEKQRAEMRKNMGLNPVLG; this is encoded by the coding sequence ATGGCGAGTCGACTCGGCCCGAATTGGTACAACCAGGTTCAGCGTCTTGCGGTCACGACCCATTCCGGGAGACTCAGCCGCTACGCCCTGTTCGTCGACAAGATCAATGCGCTAGAGCCTGCGCTGGAAGCGGAGACCGATGCCGGTCTCGCCGCCAAGAGCCTGGCGCTCAGGCATCGGGCTCGGATGGGCGAGTCGCTCAACAGGTTGCTCGTCGAAGCCTTCGCCCTCGTCCGCGAGTCGGCCAAGCGCACCGTGAAGCAGCGTCATTATGACGTCCAGCTTGTCGGAGGCGCGGCCATCCATTTCAAATGCATCGCGGAGATGGAGACCGGCGAGGGGAAGACGCTCGTCGCCACGCTGCCGGCGTATCTCAATGCCCTGCAAGGCAAAGGGACGCACGTCGTCACAGTCAATGACTACCTGGCCAAGCGCGACGCCGACTGGAACCAGCAGGTCTACGCCCTGCTCGGCATGACCGTCGGTTGCATCCAGACGGGGATGAGCGATCCCGAGCGCCGGAATGCCTACAACCAGGACATAACCTACGGGACGTCGAAGGAATTTGGCTTCGACTTCCTCCGCGACGAGCTCAAGCGGCTCCAGCTTGGCGACACCCACCGCAAGTCGTTCGAGCAGGCGTTCTTGAATCGGAGCCAGCACGCCGACTCCGAGAAGCCGGTCCAGCGGACCCATCACTTCTGCATCGTGGACGAGGCCGACAGCATCCTGATCGACGAGGCCAGGACCCCGTTGATCATCGGGGCCAACAACCAGCCGACCCAGGAAGAAGCGGCAGCCTACTATGGCGCCGACCAGCTTGCCGCGACCCTGGTCCGCGGCAAGGACTTCAAGTACGACCCCGCCGAGCGTAAGGCCGAATTGAACATCGCCGGCCGCCGCAAGGTACAGGCCGTCGCCGGCCACTCGTCGTTCGTCACCCTGACGGTGGACGGGCTCTACGAATACGTCGAGCGGGCCCTGCGCGGGCAGATCGCCTACTTGAAGGACCGCGATTACGTGGTCATGGACAACGAGGTTGTCATTGTCGATGAGTTCACCGGCCGCTTGATGCCGGGCAGGCAGTGGCAGGACGGGCTGCACCAGGCGATCCAGGCCAAGGAAAAGCTGGAAGTCACCCTGGAGACGATCACGGCGGCCCGCGTCACCGTTCAGGACTTCTTCCTGCGATACAAGAAGCTCGGCGGCATGACCGGGACCGCGTCGTCCGACGCCCGCGAGCTGTCCAGGACCTACAAGCTGAGGGTCTTCCCCGTCCCCACCAATCGCAAGGGGATGCGGCGGATGATCCCCGACCGCATCTTCTCGACCGAGGACGAGAAGTTCCAGGCCGTTGCCGATCAGATCGTCGAGTGGAACAAGCTCGACGTTCCCGTGCTCGTCGGCACCCGATCGATCGAGAAGTCTGAGAAGCTGAGCGCCTTGCTCAACGCGGCGGGAATCGAGCATCAGGTCCTGAACGCCAAGAACCATGAGATCGAGGCCCAGATCGTCTCGCAGGCCGGGCAACCTGGCCGCGTCACCGTCGCCACCAATATGGCCGGGCGCGGTACGGACATCAAGCTCGGCGATCACGTGAGCGAGCAGGGCGGACTGCACGTCATGGGGACTGAGCGGCACGAGTCGCGCCGGGTCGACCGTCAACTCGCGGGCCGGTGTGCCCGCCAGGGCGATCCGGGCGTCTGCCAGTTCTTCGTCTCGCTGGAAGACGAGATCATTGAAGCTTACGGCGAGAAGCCGGCGATCCGGATCCGCAAACGCTACGCGGGTAAGGGCGAGTTGACCAGCCGGTCCATGCGTAACCTCGTCCTGCGTGCCCAGGCCCGCAAGGAACGGTCGCATTTCCGCGATCGCAAGCTCTTGATGGAATACGAGAAGCAACGCGCCGAGATGCGCAAGAACATGGGCCTGAATCCGGTCCTTGGCTGA
- the murB gene encoding UDP-N-acetylmuramate dehydrogenase, whose protein sequence is MHSLDDFREIVRPAESLAAYTWLRLGGPAQFLAKPSNAEELAGLVARAREAGLPVRVLAGGSNILVRDEGVPGLVVHLESPSFSDVKVEGNRVEAGAAVPLTALISQTARVGLGGLELLTGIPGTLGGAIKGNSGGRQGAIGQFIRSITLLDSAGQIQEIDRDEAGFSYRKSDLDDEIVLSARLEFESEDQETVIKRMRRIWIIKKENQPYGHQSSGCIFKNPSPEVSAGMLIDQAGMRGARVGHAEVSDRHANYILAERGATSADVLTLIDQVRDRVRQQFGYDLELQIQVW, encoded by the coding sequence ATGCATTCCTTGGACGACTTCCGCGAGATCGTCAGGCCGGCTGAGTCGCTGGCCGCTTATACATGGTTGCGCCTGGGTGGCCCCGCGCAATTCCTGGCGAAGCCCAGCAACGCCGAGGAGCTGGCAGGATTGGTCGCCCGGGCGCGCGAAGCCGGGTTACCGGTTCGCGTGCTCGCCGGCGGTTCCAACATCCTCGTCCGCGATGAGGGGGTTCCGGGCCTGGTCGTCCACCTGGAAAGCCCCTCGTTCTCCGACGTGAAGGTGGAAGGGAACCGGGTCGAGGCGGGCGCCGCCGTCCCGCTGACGGCCCTCATCTCTCAGACGGCCCGCGTCGGTCTCGGCGGCCTGGAATTGCTCACGGGCATCCCGGGAACACTGGGTGGAGCGATCAAGGGAAACTCCGGCGGACGGCAGGGGGCCATCGGCCAGTTCATCCGCAGCATCACGCTGCTCGACTCCGCCGGGCAGATCCAGGAGATCGATCGCGACGAGGCCGGGTTCTCGTACCGCAAGTCGGACCTGGACGACGAGATCGTCCTCTCGGCCCGCCTCGAATTCGAGTCGGAAGATCAAGAGACGGTCATCAAGCGAATGCGGCGGATCTGGATCATCAAGAAAGAAAACCAGCCTTACGGCCACCAGTCGTCGGGCTGCATCTTCAAGAATCCGAGCCCAGAGGTCTCCGCCGGCATGCTGATCGATCAGGCCGGCATGCGCGGCGCCCGGGTCGGGCACGCCGAGGTGTCGGATCGCCACGCCAACTACATCCTGGCCGAGCGTGGCGCCACCTCCGCCGATGTCCTCACCCTGATCGACCAGGTCCGCGACCGGGTCCGGCAGCAATTCGGCTACGACCTGGAACTTCAGATCCAGGTCTGGTAG